The region accgccgccCCGAGTTTGAATTCTGAACCCGGAGTGAAAAGAAATCGCATTTGCCTGGACTCGACAGCGCGGCCTGGTAATTAGAGTTTTTTCTTCCCCTTGACTAGATACAGCGAAAGGGCTGTAATTTAATTTTTATGGACTAGCCGATGTCTGCCCTTGGTAAAAAATATAGCTGTGTCGGGGCGCAAAATGTTaccgcttcctcccttcaaccttATTTAAAAGTTAAATGCggtatagatgagaagcagcgtggctcaggggaaagagcctgggctgtataaacgtatatcatcatcatcatcatcaatcgtatttattgagcgcttactgtgtgcggagcactgtactaagcgcttgggaagtacaagttggcaacatatagagacggtccctacccaacagtgggctcacagtctatatgtttgtacatatttattactgtatttatttattttacttgtacatgtccattctatttattttattttgttagtatgtttggttttgttctctgtctcccccttttagactgtgagcccgctgtggggtagggaccgtctgttattatgttattattatattattattatattattattatattatattattatattattattatgttgccaacttgtactttccaagcgcttagtacggtgctctgcacacagtaagcgctcaatcaatatgattgattgatttggagtcagaggtcatgggttcaaatcccggctccgccacttgccagctgggtgactttgggcaagtcgcttcacttctctgggcctcagttccctcatctggaaaatggggattaaatgtgagccccaagtgggacaacctgatcaccttgtaacctccccagcgcttaggacagggctttgcacatagtaagcgcttaataaatgccattattattattgggagtcaaaagtcgtgggttcaaatcccaactccgccacttgtcggctgtgtgactttgggcaagtcacttaacttctctgtgcctagttccctcatctggaaaatggggattaaatgtgagccccaagtgggacaacctgatcaccttgtaacctccccagcgcttagaacagggctttacacatagtaagcgcttaataaatgccattattattattgggagtcagaagtcatgggttcaaatcccggctccgccacttgttggctgtgtgactttgggcaagtccactccacttctctgggcctcagttccctcatctgtaaaagggggataaagactgcgagccccccgtgggacaatctgatcgccttgtatcctccccagcgcttagaacagtgctttgcacatagtaagcgcttaacaatcaatcaatcgtatttattgagtgcttactgtgtgcagagcactgtactaagcgcttgggaagtacaagttggcagcatatgccatcgttgttattattattattattattattattatattgagatcAAGTTCATGgaccgttttagactgtgagccccttttagactgtgagcccactgttgggtagggaccgtctctatatgttgccaacttgtacttcccaagcgcttagtccagtgctctgcacacagtaagcgctcaataaatacgattgattgattgattgattgaccgactcgGTAACCGAATCGATCCGTCCCCGCATCCTTAATCTCCGTGTCGGTCTTAGACGAGTGATGGGCTTCCCTTGTCCTTAGACCGCTTTTCCTTTCGGGATCGGGAGGGAGGATCATTTGAGGTCAGGATTTGGCATCCTCGTTGAGGGACGAAgcggagggatcatcatcaatcgcatttattgagcgcagagcactgtactaagcacttaaagggatcccgggcctgggagctggaggagcctggaattctaatcccgactctccatccgtccgctgggtgaccctgggcgagtcacttgacttctccgggcctcagtgacctcatctgcaaactggggattgagagcgtgagccccacgagggacagggtctgcgtccgaccctatttgcttgcatctacctcagtccCTGAcacgtattaataatgataattttggtatgtgttaagcgcttactatgtgccaagcactgttctaagtgctgggggagatacaaggggatcaggttgtcccacgtggtggggctcacagtcttcatccccattttccagatgagggaactgaggcccggagaagtaaaatgacttgcccaaagtcacacacttattataataataataatggcatttattaagcacttactatgtgcaaagcactgtaacatataaggggcggagccaggattagaacccatgacctttgactcccaagcctgcgctctttctactgagccacgctgcttctaacaataataatgatggcatttgttaagcacctactatgtgcaaagcactgttctaagcgctggggaggacacaaggagatcaggttgtcccaagggggctcacagtcttgagaagcagcgtggctcagtgaacaaagtcacacacataataataataataatggcatttattaagcacttactatgtgcaaagcactgttctaagcgctggaacatataaggggtggagcctggattagaacccatgaccttggactcccaagcctgcgctctttctactgagccacgctgcttctaacaataatgatggcatttgttaagcgcctactatgtgcaaagcactgttctaagcgctggggaggacacaaggagatcaggttgtcccaagggggggctcacagtcttgagaagcagcgtggctcagtggaaagagcgcgggctttggcgtcagaggtcatgggttcaaatcccggctccgccaactgtcagctgtgtgactttggtcaagtcacttcacttctctgggcctcagttacctcatctgtaaaatggggattaaaactgtgaggcccccccgtgggacaacctgatcaccttgtaacctccccagcgcttagaacagtgctttgcacatagtaagtgcttaacaaataccatcattattattgttattattattctagactgtgagcccactgttgggtagggactgtctctacatgttgccaacttgtacttcccaagcgcttagtccagtgctgtgcacacagtaagtgctcaataaatacgattgattgcttgattgattgattaatcctcattttacagatgagggaactgaggcccagagaagtgaagtgacttgcccaaagtcacacagctgacaattggcggagccaggatttgaacccatgacctctgactcccaagcctgggctcttataattattattatcattctctgggcttcagtgacctcgggcttagtacagtgcctgacgcatggaagtgcttaatgaatattatttaaAAATCTATAGAgatgattgatataataataataatggcacttattaagcacttactatgtgcaaagcactgttctaagcgctggggaggttacaaggtgatcaggttgtcccacggggggctcacagttttgatccttattttacagatgagggaactgaggcccagagaagtgaagtgacttgcccaaagtcacacagctgacaatcggcagagtggggattcgaactcatgacctctgactccaaagcccgtgttctttccactgagccacgctgcttctcctaatgtggATTGATGttttggggatcaatcaatcatatttattgagcgcttactgtgtgcagagcactgtactaagcgcttgaatatggGATGGGCCCATAGTCAGCCTTGCCTTGAATCTAAGCTCGTGCGGTGGAATCTGAGGGAGACCCTTCCCATCATCTCGCATCCCTCACCACTCCCACCCGCTTCCCGGTGATTTTTCACTTCCACTTCAGTGTCCCTGAGGTCCTGGGTCAGTCGGGTGATTGGAACCCagagcccagaggagggaagatgaggctgGGAgccgtggaggggagggggaaagaggctgggggtgactggggggtggggatggagaggacatcgagggtgagggagaggaagctgtGGTCATGGAGGGGGGATAGAGAAGGCTGGAGgccgaggaggggaagggagaggaggctgaaatcaatcaatcaatcaatcatatttattgagcgcttactgtgtgcagagcactgtactaagcacttgggaagtacaagttggcaacatatagagacagtccctacccaacagtgggctcacagtctaaaagaagttatggaagggaggagagaggaggtcattattcattcattcattcaatcgtatttattgagcgcttactgtgtgcagagcacagtactaagcgcttgggaagcacatgtcggcaacatatacgagGGTAATTGAAGGGAGAGGAGGCCGGGGACTGTGGGGAGGAGGCCGGGGCccacggaggggaggggagaggaggctgggggctgtagaagggaagggagaggaggctaGAGGCTGCAGAGGGTAGGGAAGAGGAGGCCGgaggatgcagaggggaaaggagaggaggctggaagccatggaggggagaggaggtcgaGGGTCGCTGAGGTGAGAGGAGGCTAGGGACGGTGGGGAGGAGGCCGGGGACcacggaggagaggggagaggaggccggggcccacggaggggaggggagaggaggctgggggccgtagaagggaagggagaggaggctagaggctgcagaggggagggaagaggaggccggaggatgcagaggggaaaggagaggaggctggaagccacggaggggagaggaggtcgaGGGTTGCTGAGGTGAGAGGAGGCTAGGGACGGTGGAGAGGAGGCCGGGGACcacggaggagaggggagaggaggctgggggccACAGAGGGGAAGGGTCAGGAAGCTGGAGgccacagaggggagggaagaggaggccggaggatgcagaggggaaaggagaggtggCTGGAAgccatggaggggagaggaggtcgaGGGTCGCTGAGGTGAGAGGAGGCtagggatggtggggaggaggccagggaccatggaggagaggggagaggaggctgggggccacagaggggaagggacaggaggctggaggctgcagaggggaggggagaggaggccggaggatgcagaagggaaaggagaggaggctggaagccacggaggggaggagagaggaggacggagactgcagatggaggctgggggctgcagagagaaggggagaggaggctggggatgcagagaggagaggaggccggGGCCTTTGGCCAGGAGTCCGGAGGccacggaggggaggggagaggaagccggAGGCAGCAgatggcagcagcatggctcagtggaaaaagcacgggctttggagtcagaggtcatgggttcgaatcccagctcctccacgtgtctgctgtgtgaacttgggcaagtcacttcacttctctgagcctcagtgacctcatctggaaaatgggtattaagactgtgagccccacgtgggacaacctgatcaccttgtatccccccccagcgcttagaacagtgctttgcacatagtaagcgcttaacaaatgccatcattattattattattattattagatgggagggaagaggaggggaagggagaggaggctgggacccatggagtagggattgtctctatttattgctgaattgtgctttccaagcacttattacagtgctctgcacacggtaagtgcttaataaatacgattgaatgaatgaatgagtgaatgaatgaatggaggaggggaggtcaAGGGTCACTGAGGGGACAGGTGACCGGGGACTgtggagaggaggctgggggccacagaggggagggcagaagagGCCAGGGGCCatgatgggaggggagaggaggccgcCGGGGGCCCGTGGAGAGGAGGCCGGCGGccatgaggggaggggagaggtggacgGGGCCTGTGGAAAGAAGGCCAGGGGctatgaggggaagggaaaggaggccgAGCACATGgacgagaggggagaggaggtcgaAGCTCAATGAGGACAGAGGAGGCCGGGGCCTgtggagaggaggctgggggccatgagggaggggagaggaggccgggTGCATGGACGACAGGGGAGAGGAGGTCGAAGCTCAATGAGGAGAGAGGAGGCCAGGGCCTGTGGAGAGAAGGCCCAGGgccatgaggggagggaggaggaagccgggGCCTgtggagaggaggctgggggccatgaggggaggggagaggaggccgggGCCTGTGGAGAGGAGTCTGGGGGCCATGAGGGGAGGGGAGTCCGGGGCCTGTGGAGAGGAGGCCGGCGGccatgaggggaggggagaggaggcccggggccacgaggggaggggagaggaggccgggGGCCTGTAGAGAGAAGGCTGGGGGCCATGATGAGACGGGAGAAGAGTCCAGGGcctgtggagaggagaggagatcaaAGCTCAATGAGGAGAGAAGAGGCCATGGCCTGTGGAGAGAAGGCCGGGGGCcatgaggggaaggaagaggaggccggGGGCCTGTGGTGAGGAGGCTGGGCGCCatgagggaaggggagatgaggtcGGGGGCCTGTGGAGAGAAGGCTGGGGGccatgaggggaggggagaggaggccagtgcctgtggagaggagaggaggttgaagctcaatggggagagaggaggccaggGCCTGTGGAGGGAAGGCCCGGGGCcacgagggaaggggagaggaggtcgGGGGCCTGTGGAGAGAAGGCTGGGAGccatgaggggaggggaaaggaggacagggcctatggagaggaggctgggggccatgaggggaggggagaggaggccgggAGCCTGTGGAAAGAAGGCTGGGGGCtatgagaggaggggagaggaggccaaGCGCATGGACGAGACGGGAGAGGAGGTCGAAGCTCAATGAGGATAGAGGAGGCCGGGACCTgtggagaggaggctgggggccatgaggggaggggagaggaggctgggagcctGTGGAAAGAAGGCCGGGGGctatgaggggaagggagaggaggccgAGTGCATTgacgagaggggagaggaggtcgaAGCTCaatgaggagagaggaggctggggcccatggagaggaggctgggggccatgacgggagggaagaggaggccaGAGCCTGTGGAGAGGAGTCTGGGGCCATAAGGGGAGGGGAGTCTGGGGCCTGTGGAGAGGAGGCCGGCGGccatgaggggaggggagaggaggccgggCCCTGtggagaggaggctggaggccatgaggggaggagagaggaggccagggcctgtggagaggagaggaggtcgAAGCTCAATGAGGAGAGAGGAGGCCAGGGCCTGTGGAAAGAAGGCCGGGAGCCATGAAGGGAGCGAAGAGGAGGCCGGGGGCCTGTGGAGAGAAGGCTGGTGGCcacgaggggaggggagaggaggccagggcctgtggagaggagaggaggtcgAAGCTCAATGAGGAGAGAGGAGGCCGGGGGCCTGTGGAGAGAAGGCCGGGGGCCATGAGGGGAGGGGCGGCCGAGGCCCCTGGACGGCATGGGCGACTCGGGTGGTGACCGGGTGCGTTGTCCCTCAGGGACCCTGTACCGGAAGGCGTGCGCGTCTTCGGCGGCCTGCCTCATCGCCTCGGCCGGATACCAGTCCTTCTGCTCGCCGGGGAAGGTCAACTCCGTGTGCATCAGCTGCTGCAGCACCCCGCTCTGCAACGGACCTCGCACCCGCAGGCTGCCCGCCAACGCCGGCGCCCGCGCCCGCCCCGGGGACCCCCCCGGGATCCtccccgccgccctcctcctcctcctggaactCACCCTGCGGGCCACGCTCTGCTGAGGGGGCTCGCCCGGGGGAACCCCGACACGCACTTCTGGAAAGAAACAGTTTTGTAAGCGATGAATAAATCCCGGGTGACCTCAAGATGGGCCGAGTTCTCCGCCCGCTCGACCCCCTTGGgtgccccttctcccccaccgctGGTCATTTCTGGGGCCCCCGACTCGGGTCTCCCCGTTTTTCTCTGGGGGGACCCCAACTTCCATTCGCTTGGCCTTCCCACGAGGCATCGGGCCCTTGACATCCAGGCTGGGCGGGGTACGGCCTCCAAAAACGACAGACATgattgtggtattgattaagtgcttactgtgtagcaggcaccatactaagc is a window of Tachyglossus aculeatus isolate mTacAcu1 chromosome 1, mTacAcu1.pri, whole genome shotgun sequence DNA encoding:
- the LYPD1 gene encoding ly6/PLAUR domain-containing protein 1; this translates as MWLFGFATTFWGFCLLPVGALQIQCYQCEEFQLNNDCSTPDFIVNCTVNVQNMCQKEIMEQSSGTLYRKACASSAACLIASAGYQSFCSPGKVNSVCISCCSTPLCNGPRTRRLPANAGARARPGDPPGILPAALLLLLELTLRATLC